The window TCCACCTATTGGGTTAAAATTGCCCACAATGTTTTTTTGGGGATTAAAACTGCCCTTCCTTAACATCAgctaacctttttttttttaattaaaccaTGAATTTCTAACCTCATCCAAAAAATCCAATCCATTAAATAATAATCCCAACACCAAACTCTTTTAAAATAATATGTTTGCCAGATTGTTCCAATTCTGTTCTTCTCCTCTACGccttttttcttcacttttttctttttctttcaactaGAGTTATTGAATTATTaatctcctttctttcttttttttttctttccgttcacatttgttctttctaaagaaaaaaataaatataatttttgcaaaaaaagCTACAGTTATGTAGCCGATTAACATAGCACAACAAAAAGTAGCCATAGATTAAACACAACAATTGTCACAATTAGTCATAAACTCGAACATTAACATAACTTTTTACCACATTTAATTGTCTAACAACCAGTAAAAGCACAAATCAACAAAAACACTAATTTTTTGAAGTCATTCCTTCATTCTCTTTACATAACACTAAAAATATTAAACACCCAACTAATTCTGTATTCATGTTTCCCTTCTAGCCTTAAGCTTGTCAATCATCTTCTCTTTTTCAGCTTGTAACTGTGTTGTAGTCATTGCTTCTTTCCTTTTCCATGTCAGTTTTTTTGGTGAATATGGAAGATTGGTTGGCATAGAACCAATGTAATCTCccatgaaatttatttttctggTTTCAGTATTTTCCTTCATCATCCTAGTTTGCAGCTAGGTCTTTCCTTATGAGACCACTTTAGGCCTTAAAGTGGGATCAGAATCATAATCCAAGACTGATAGTTGACTAGAAGATTGACTCCATGACTGGTTGTTCTGTTGATTTTCCAGGTTTTGGAATGGAAAAAGATGCAGATTCTTGAGATTCTTGTGCTGATTGGGAATTTCCTTCATCTTAGAAGAAGTGTTTGCGCTTATCATTTGCCTACATGAGTTGCAAAGTATTAACATATGACAGTTAACATATGACAAGTAAATGTAGAAAAGGAAGAAGCATATTAAGTTGTGAGTATTACCAATGGACACTTTCTTATATTGTGATTTGGCTGACCACAATATCCATAAGTCATTAATTAGCCTTTCCTAGAAGCAGACCATTTCCCTTGTCTGTTTTTAGCTTCATCCTTTTCTCTTGTTCTCTTAACCTTTGATCTACCAATCATTTTCCCTAAAGTAGGGGGCTCCATATGGCCTAGTGTGGCTCCACTTTCCATAATTTTTCTCCCTCAACAGGTTGGAGTTTATGCCTATATACCATCGAATATGCCTACTTAGAATAAAACCAATGTATTTGAGCAACATGATCTTGTCTCCCATAGAGAAATGCCTTAATGGCATGAGGGCATGGAATTCTAGACAAGTCCCATGCCCTGCGTGTGCATCTCTTAAGCTCCATATTGACTGTATGCCTATCTGTACCCTCAACTACCTCATATCCAATGTCCTAATTGAACACAACCTTACAGTTGTTGGCAATAACTCTGTAATCTTTAAAAAGTTGCATTGCATGTGGTGAAAACTCATCTTTCCAGCGTAAAATCTCAGCTTCATGATCCCTTAACATGTTCATAACCTATGCAAAACAGTAAAATAATATAACTTCAACCAAAAAACTAAAAGAATTAAAACAATAAATAACAGAACATTAAAAGAATTAAAACAATAAAGTAATCCAACCTTCACCCTAATAtcttcaagcatctttataattGGTTTTTGTCTGGCCTCTACAATCCAAGAGTTGAAAGATTCTGTGAAGTTGTTGTCCACCATAAAGTTCTTGCATTGAGTGTCAAAATAAGCTCTACACCAATTTTTGGGTGGATAGCTCACCAAAGCCTTAGCAGCATCCTCATCTAGCTGACCCAATTTCTTTAACTGATCTTTAAACACCTCTTCATATGTGCTCCAGGCACACCACCAAATAAGTTTTTTCATATCCCCACTTTTCCATTTTTTGCTCCAATTAGCTTCAATGTGCCTAACACACCATCTATGATTTGCTTGTGGGTATACGTTACTAACAGCATCCAACAAGCCCTGCAAACACATAAATTCAGCTTACATTAAGTATAAATAACCATAAAAATCGTAAAACTAAAGAGgaaataaaattaaatttgaGATACCTTTTGCATATCTGATACAAAGGTAATTTTTTTCACCATCTTTCAAATTCAAAGAGTGTTTCAACAACTCCACAAACCAGCTCCAAGTTCTTTTAGTTTCTTTATCAACCACAACCCAAGCAAGTAGATAGAAATGATTGCTCGAATCTTGTCCCACTGCAACCAACATTATTCCCtaattttttcctttcaaaaaggTACCATCCAATCCTATAAGTGGTCTCAAACCTCCTTTCCAACCTTCCTTCAAAGCTTGGAAGCACACATATAACCTTAAAAATCTTCTTTTGCCTTCTTTCATAGCATCTTTGGACAAATTGATCACTACATCAGATCCTGGATTACTCTTCCTCAGTTCTTCTGCATATGCCTCAAACTTATTATAATCATCAGTATAACTACCATCTAGTTTGTCCAAGACTAGCCTCTTAACCCTCTTCAACTTTGACTCATTTACAATAAGGCTAAATTCAGATTCTAAGTCTACCTTCATGTCTTTAATCTTATATTTAGGGTTATTCTGAACTTTCTTCTTAAAATAATGAGCTAAAGTTTCCATATTAGCTCTCCTATTCTCAAAAATCTCATCACAATCGTGTTCTTGATTTAAGGTCTTGATCTTTCTCATCCTTCGAAATAAAACATTTAAAGGGACAACCATCGACACCGCGATAACTAACTCTAGATTTGTCACTTTTCTTAACTATAACACTCCTCTTATTTGCAACTACATAGAAGTCTATAACTTGTTTAGCTTCGTCAAGATCTTTAAAGGTCATACCATTCTCTAAAACTTTGTACTTGTCCAGCTTATCATTGATATCGAACATCCTTTGTTTCCTATAAACTTCCAACTTGTCACTGTCATATTCACTAGATACAGTTTCACCACATTCCTCCTCCTCACTACTATCACAATCTGTTCCAACATTTATATGAACATTAGTACTGGCATTGTGGTTAATAATATTTACAATTGACCCAATATCTCCTTCATAGTCATTTACCGCAAAGAAGTTCACAACCTTGACATTATCAGACAGTAGATGTTGAAGAGACCTTGAAATTATCAGACAATAGATGTTGAATAGATGTTGACAATAGATGGGGCACAAAAGATGAAACTAGCTACTCCATTGTGTTCTCTAATAATTGATTTTCTGActact of the Nicotiana tabacum cultivar K326 chromosome 7, ASM71507v2, whole genome shotgun sequence genome contains:
- the LOC142162060 gene encoding uncharacterized protein LOC142162060, with translation METLAHYFKKKVQNNPKYKIKDMKVDLESEFSLIVNESKLKRVKRLVLDKLDGSYTDDYNKFEAYAEELRKSNPGSDVVINLSKDAMKEGKRRFLRLYVCFQALKEGWKGGLRPLIGLDDMQKGLLDAVSNVYPQANHRWCVRHIEANWSKKWKSGDMKKLIWWCAWSTYEEVFKDQLKKLGQLDEDAAKALVSYPPKNWCRAYFDTQCKNFMVDNNFTESFNSWIVEARQKPIIKMLEDIRVKVMNMLRDHEAEILRWKDEFSPHAMQLFKDYRVIANNCKVVFN